The following are encoded together in the Corvus moneduloides isolate bCorMon1 chromosome 34, bCorMon1.pri, whole genome shotgun sequence genome:
- the UXT gene encoding protein UXT, with amino-acid sequence MTQRRRTAPVAPPRGDDVRGSMAAAAEKVQRYEAFVSDVLQRDLRRVQEQRDAVFEQQAQVLQLRSALSRLQDAAAPLRTQVDLGCNFFVSAEVPDPRRVFVALGFGFFAELTLPEALRHLERRSSLLQRLSDSLTRDGAKIRAHIRLVLEGLRELQGLQDPPANSDP; translated from the exons ATGACGCAGCGCCGTCGCACCGCCCCCGTCGCCCCGCCGCGCGGCGATGACGTCAGAGGCAgcatggcggcggcggcggagaaGGTGCAGCGCTACGAGGCGTTCGTCAGCGACGTCCTGCAGCGCGACCTGCG gcgcgtGCAGGAGCAGCGCGACGCCGTCTTCGAGCAGCAGGCGCAGGTGCTGCAGCTCCGCTCCGCCCTCTCCCGCCTCCAG GACGCCGCCGCCCCCCTGCGCACCCAGGTGGATCTCGGCTGCAACTTCTTTGTCAGCGCTGAAGT CCCGGATCCCCGGCGCGTGTTCGTGGCTCTGGGCTTCGGGTTCTTCGCGGAGCTGACGCTGCCCGAGGCCCTTCGGCACCTGGAGCGCCgcagctccctcctgcagcG GCTCAGCGATTCCCTGACGCGGGACGGGGCCAAGATCCGCGCTCACATCCGCCTGGTGCTGGAG GGCCTGCGggagctccaggggctgcaggacccCCCCGCCAACTCCGACCCCTGA